A region from the Rufibacter sp. DG15C genome encodes:
- a CDS encoding cyanophycinase → MQEPKGTLIALGGGDDDGLISLIRGELCSRDSNIEVITTATLEPLESGQAYKEAFEELGCSSVRFMHIDEDNIADKPDYLDRIQQAEVIFFTGGNQLRLKEFLANTNLHALMLQRYQYDEVTIAGTSAGAAAMSDRMIYEGYGYYSLLKGEVKTTEGLGFIQNVFIDTHFTERGRFGRLAHAVTKRPEFVGIGLGEETGVIIKGGNHVEVFGNGVVTIMDGSHVRYTNITEVAEGEPIAIENLTMHLLVEGHEYCLKDRFFRKLSQQKKKSLVK, encoded by the coding sequence ATGCAAGAACCAAAAGGCACCTTGATTGCGCTAGGCGGCGGCGATGATGACGGCCTCATCAGCCTCATACGGGGCGAGCTCTGCAGCCGGGACTCCAACATTGAAGTCATCACCACCGCCACACTAGAGCCGCTAGAGTCTGGCCAGGCCTACAAAGAGGCCTTTGAAGAGCTGGGCTGCAGCAGCGTGCGCTTTATGCACATTGACGAAGACAACATAGCCGACAAGCCTGACTACCTGGACCGCATTCAGCAGGCAGAGGTTATCTTCTTTACCGGCGGCAACCAGTTGCGTTTAAAAGAGTTTCTGGCCAACACCAACCTGCACGCCCTCATGCTCCAGCGATACCAGTATGACGAGGTCACCATTGCCGGCACCAGCGCCGGGGCCGCCGCCATGTCTGACCGCATGATTTATGAGGGCTACGGCTATTACTCTCTATTAAAAGGCGAAGTGAAAACCACCGAGGGTCTGGGCTTTATCCAGAACGTCTTCATTGATACCCATTTTACAGAGCGCGGCCGTTTTGGGCGCCTGGCGCACGCCGTCACCAAACGCCCCGAGTTTGTGGGCATTGGACTAGGTGAGGAAACCGGCGTCATCATCAAAGGCGGCAACCATGTGGAGGTGTTTGGCAACGGCGTGGTCACCATCATGGACGGCTCTCATGTGCGCTACACCAACATCACAGAAGTAGCCGAAGGCGAACCCATCGCCATTGAGAACCTCACCATGCACCTGCTGGTAGAAGGCCATGAATACTGCCTCAAAGACCGCTTCTTTAGAAAACTCTCCCAACAGAAAAAGAAGTCACTGGTGAAATAA